One region of Chloroflexota bacterium genomic DNA includes:
- a CDS encoding metallophosphoesterase family protein, with protein sequence MKLAVLSDIHANLRALERVLEDIDCWKPDAVVVAGDVVNRGPQPLACLQLILERQARDGWHLVRGNHEDYVIAQSKPDSPRSGPLGEIFRSSLWTYRQLNCDVQALEAMPFQQSLPTPNGHEVRITHASTRGNRDGIYPTTDDISLRKQIGRPVVPLFVVGHTHWPLVRQVDETLVVNVGAAGLPFDGDQRVSYGQMTWHMNGWQARIVRLEYNLQLAERDFFDTGFLEDGGPLARLMRIELLEARSQLYQWAVAYQDAVMAGELTLAESVERVLAQ encoded by the coding sequence ATGAAGCTAGCCGTATTATCCGATATTCACGCCAACCTGCGTGCGCTTGAAAGAGTCCTCGAGGATATCGACTGCTGGAAACCAGACGCGGTGGTAGTTGCGGGAGATGTGGTAAATCGCGGTCCGCAGCCACTGGCATGCCTCCAGCTGATCCTGGAACGACAGGCTCGCGATGGGTGGCATCTGGTTCGAGGTAACCATGAGGATTACGTCATTGCCCAATCGAAACCAGATTCGCCTCGCAGCGGACCATTAGGGGAGATCTTTCGCAGTTCACTTTGGACATATCGCCAGTTGAATTGCGACGTGCAAGCATTGGAGGCAATGCCCTTTCAACAGAGTCTGCCAACGCCAAATGGACATGAGGTTCGAATCACGCATGCCTCCACGCGCGGCAACCGGGATGGCATTTATCCCACGACCGACGACATTTCACTTCGCAAGCAGATCGGGCGTCCAGTGGTTCCCCTGTTTGTGGTTGGCCACACCCACTGGCCGTTGGTGCGTCAGGTAGACGAGACCCTGGTGGTGAATGTGGGTGCCGCCGGTTTACCATTCGACGGCGATCAGCGGGTCAGCTATGGTCAGATGACATGGCACATGAATGGCTGGCAGGCCAGGATCGTTCGGCTGGAGTATAACCTTCAGCTGGCCGAACGTGACTTTTTCGATACTGGTTTTCTCGAGGATGGTGGCCCCCTGGCCCGGCTCATGAGAATTGAACTCCTGGAAGCCAGGTCTCAGCTCTACCAGTGGGCAGTTGCTTATCAGGATGCCGTAATGGCGGGCGAGCTCACCCTTGCCGAGTCGGTGGAGCGGGTCCTTGCTCAATAG
- a CDS encoding cytochrome c3 family protein has translation MTNRWKLLLLVSTAALVLAAVVMLPAATVNAQEATPQSNEDCLVCHQQEGLEMELASGHILPVTVDGAELEGSVHTGLGCQECHTDIEGYPHGEIVIQDRRDLTIHYSQSCANCHSDEALKQVDSVHARVAASGVREAAVCADCHGSHNIQPISSEKHDDIPPTASSDMCLKCHSVIHHKFMGSVHGEALEAGDPDAPSCISCHPAHTATDPRSLEFRLQSPEMCGTCHADEEMMERHDISTQVFETYVADFHGTTVMLFDKISPDQPTNKAVCTDCHGTHAIASLDDPEAAMGLQENLVETCRECHPDANTNFAESWLGHYWPNWETFPLVTAVTWFYRILIPALLGFFILYIVIDAQKRIRVRRAERKGAES, from the coding sequence GTGACGAACCGCTGGAAACTCCTGTTGCTGGTATCGACAGCAGCATTGGTATTGGCGGCCGTCGTGATGCTTCCGGCTGCTACTGTGAATGCCCAGGAGGCCACGCCTCAGAGCAATGAGGACTGTCTGGTTTGCCACCAGCAGGAAGGGCTCGAAATGGAGCTGGCCTCGGGGCACATATTGCCTGTGACGGTGGATGGCGCTGAGTTGGAGGGTTCCGTGCATACGGGCCTTGGCTGCCAGGAATGTCACACGGACATCGAAGGCTATCCCCATGGTGAGATCGTGATCCAGGATCGACGCGACCTCACGATTCACTACAGCCAGAGCTGCGCCAACTGCCATTCCGATGAGGCACTGAAGCAGGTAGACAGTGTTCATGCCCGGGTGGCTGCTTCCGGTGTGCGAGAGGCGGCTGTCTGCGCGGACTGCCATGGCAGCCACAATATTCAACCCATCAGCAGCGAAAAGCACGATGATATTCCGCCAACCGCCTCATCGGACATGTGTCTGAAATGCCACAGCGTCATTCATCACAAATTCATGGGCAGCGTGCATGGCGAAGCGCTGGAAGCAGGAGATCCCGATGCGCCATCATGTATCTCTTGCCATCCTGCCCACACGGCGACCGACCCCCGCTCACTGGAATTCCGACTTCAATCGCCGGAGATGTGTGGCACCTGTCATGCTGACGAGGAAATGATGGAGCGGCACGATATCTCAACCCAGGTCTTCGAGACATACGTGGCTGACTTTCATGGCACCACGGTTATGTTGTTCGACAAGATCTCTCCGGACCAACCGACCAATAAGGCTGTCTGTACAGATTGTCATGGCACCCACGCCATTGCCAGCCTCGATGATCCTGAAGCTGCCATGGGCCTCCAGGAAAACCTGGTCGAGACCTGTCGGGAATGCCACCCTGATGCCAATACCAACTTTGCAGAAAGCTGGCTGGGCCACTACTGGCCGAACTGGGAAACCTTTCCCCTTGTCACTGCCGTCACCTGGTTTTATCGCATCCTGATACCGGCGTTACTTGGGTTCTTCATCCTGTACATCGTAATTGATGCACAGAAGCGGATTCGAGTTCGACGGGCGGAGCGAAAAGGAGCGGAGTCATGA
- a CDS encoding response regulator transcription factor translates to MSDVTVLVVDDQRLVREGIASLLNIQDGVAVVGQATDGRQAVEKALALRPDVILMDVRMPVMDGIAATAQIRQRMPSCQILMLTTFDDDEYIIKSLHAGATGYLLKDIPATHLAQAVQLANAGIYQLDPSVAGKLVGMLNTQPEKRPSPSPKKPQSHGLTDRELEVLRLIATGATNREIADQLVVSEGTVKNHVSNILSKMGLRDRIQAALYAFEHDLA, encoded by the coding sequence ATGAGTGATGTCACTGTGCTGGTTGTCGACGATCAGAGACTGGTGCGTGAAGGAATCGCATCCTTGCTGAACATCCAGGATGGCGTGGCCGTTGTCGGACAGGCCACCGATGGACGCCAGGCGGTTGAAAAAGCGCTTGCCTTGCGCCCCGACGTCATCTTGATGGACGTGCGGATGCCGGTGATGGATGGTATTGCTGCCACGGCTCAGATCCGTCAACGCATGCCCTCCTGTCAGATCTTGATGTTGACCACCTTTGACGACGATGAATATATCATCAAATCGCTCCATGCCGGGGCCACTGGCTATCTTCTCAAGGACATTCCGGCGACACACCTGGCTCAAGCCGTGCAATTGGCCAATGCAGGCATCTATCAGTTGGATCCCTCAGTGGCTGGCAAATTGGTTGGCATGCTCAATACGCAACCTGAGAAGCGCCCCTCCCCCTCCCCAAAAAAGCCCCAGAGCCATGGCCTGACCGATCGCGAGCTTGAAGTGCTTCGTCTCATTGCCACCGGCGCCACAAACCGGGAGATCGCCGATCAGTTGGTCGTCAGCGAAGGCACTGTCAAAAACCACGTCTCCAATATCCTCAGCAAAATGGGACTGAGGGATCGCATCCAGGCGGCCCTTTACGCTTTCGAGCACGATCTGGCATAG
- a CDS encoding rhodanese-like domain-containing protein: MTRHRLLVGLLVLLLIVLAGCGGSSEPEATAVPPTNTPVPPTNTPVPPTNTPVPPTATPVPPTATPVPPTATPEPEPEPEAGAFEAVQAAAEAYVTSDAKPVMTADALFENLNDGDPDNDPFVVSVRSPDHYALGHIPGAINIPWKNIAKPESLAKLPTDRPIVTYCYTGHTGQAAATALNLLGYDTINLKFGMMGWTQDDEVLATKRYDPATSPDYPLETEPNEATETYDFPELAIETDMPDDVVRAAVDAYLNAEGMKPVITADAVFENLNDGDPDNDPVIVSVRGPDHYALGHIPGAINIPWKTIADPANLAKLPSDKPIVTYCYTGHTGQLANTVLGVLGYDTVNMKYGMMGWTQDDEVLATGRYDPATSPDYPLETDGDKATETGMADNAVQVAAVDYFSQGTKNITAEALFENLNDGDEGNDPYIISVRSPDDYAKGHIAGAVNMSPKDVLNPETLAALPADQEIVVYCYTGQTASHVTSQLNTAGLDAKNLLFGMSSWSDDPEVYNKRFNPDATPMGYATVTEPFEAEGTFDLASPLAAEPAPAGDAYFDGGGPRYTSAEALFENLNDGDTDNDPYIISVRSQEDYDKGHIDGAVWYSPKELFQPDVLDSLPTDREIVVACYTGQTASQVTSALNALGYDASSLLHGMSGWTDDPEVFVKRFNPGVHVQGYPTESGS, encoded by the coding sequence ATGACTCGTCACCGTTTGTTAGTAGGACTGCTGGTCCTGCTGCTCATTGTTCTGGCAGGGTGTGGAGGTTCATCTGAACCTGAGGCCACAGCTGTGCCGCCCACCAACACGCCGGTGCCACCGACAAACACCCCGGTGCCACCGACAAACACCCCGGTACCGCCAACTGCAACTCCGGTGCCACCGACGGCAACCCCGGTGCCACCGACGGCTACTCCCGAACCAGAACCGGAACCTGAGGCAGGTGCATTTGAGGCAGTCCAGGCTGCCGCCGAGGCCTATGTGACATCGGACGCCAAGCCGGTGATGACGGCGGATGCCCTCTTCGAGAACCTGAACGACGGCGATCCCGACAACGATCCCTTTGTTGTGTCAGTGCGCTCGCCCGACCACTACGCTTTGGGTCACATTCCTGGCGCGATCAATATTCCCTGGAAGAACATCGCCAAGCCGGAGAGCCTGGCCAAGCTGCCCACCGACCGGCCAATCGTGACCTACTGCTATACCGGCCACACGGGCCAGGCGGCGGCGACGGCACTCAACCTGCTGGGCTATGATACCATAAACCTGAAATTCGGCATGATGGGCTGGACGCAGGACGATGAGGTGCTGGCCACCAAGCGCTACGATCCGGCAACCTCGCCCGATTATCCGTTGGAGACGGAGCCCAACGAGGCGACCGAGACCTATGACTTCCCCGAACTGGCCATCGAAACCGATATGCCCGACGACGTGGTGCGAGCTGCGGTGGATGCCTATCTGAATGCCGAGGGCATGAAACCGGTGATCACTGCGGATGCTGTGTTTGAGAACCTGAACGACGGCGATCCCGACAACGATCCGGTGATCGTGTCGGTGCGCGGGCCCGATCACTACGCCCTGGGTCACATTCCCGGTGCGATCAACATTCCCTGGAAGACCATCGCTGATCCGGCGAATCTTGCCAAGCTGCCCTCTGACAAGCCGATCGTGACCTACTGCTATACCGGTCACACCGGCCAGTTGGCCAACACGGTGCTCGGTGTGCTGGGTTATGACACCGTCAACATGAAGTATGGTATGATGGGCTGGACGCAAGACGATGAGGTGTTGGCGACCGGGCGTTATGATCCTGCAACCTCGCCTGACTACCCACTGGAAACCGACGGGGACAAGGCCACGGAAACAGGAATGGCCGACAACGCGGTTCAGGTGGCTGCGGTGGATTACTTCAGCCAGGGTACCAAGAACATTACTGCCGAGGCGTTGTTCGAGAATCTCAACGACGGCGATGAAGGCAATGACCCCTACATCATCTCTGTGCGCAGTCCCGACGACTACGCCAAGGGCCATATCGCTGGTGCCGTCAACATGAGCCCCAAAGATGTTCTCAATCCTGAAACTCTGGCAGCGTTGCCTGCCGATCAGGAAATCGTGGTTTACTGCTACACCGGCCAGACTGCCAGCCACGTTACTTCTCAGTTGAACACGGCCGGCCTGGACGCCAAGAATCTGCTGTTTGGAATGAGCAGCTGGAGCGACGATCCCGAGGTCTACAACAAACGCTTTAATCCCGACGCCACGCCAATGGGATATGCAACGGTTACCGAGCCCTTTGAAGCCGAGGGCACCTTCGATCTTGCTTCACCGCTGGCAGCCGAGCCTGCACCGGCGGGTGATGCCTACTTCGACGGCGGTGGGCCAAGGTATACATCGGCAGAGGCTCTCTTTGAGAATCTCAATGATGGCGACACCGACAACGATCCCTATATCATCTCGGTCCGCTCGCAAGAGGACTACGACAAGGGCCACATCGACGGCGCTGTCTGGTACAGCCCCAAAGAGTTGTTCCAGCCAGACGTGCTTGATTCGCTGCCCACCGACCGGGAAATCGTGGTTGCCTGCTATACCGGCCAGACAGCCAGCCAGGTTACGTCGGCGTTGAATGCGTTAGGATACGATGCCAGTTCGCTGCTGCATGGCATGAGCGGCTGGACCGATGATCCTGAGGTGTTTGTCAAACGCTTCAACCCTGGTGTCCACGTCCAGGGCTATCCGACGGAGTCTGGTTCTTAA
- a CDS encoding histidine kinase: MVDKLREWLNPDPGTPGSFRVGFMAAYVWIVGGIVLYLNLISPCATGPRSGRFFAMLLMIAALPVVERFELARGHLLEPSRLGVVLLTMRMALVQGIVLLDCSGLAILLYPVIPFAAYFAIGPKAGLIFALFYWVLGSAGALFLDQAALLSDSTGITNSVIYTLAMIFMLSIARILRREEGSRQQMRQLLDRLATSHRQLEVYAIGAAELAAAEERNRLAREIHDSLGHHLTAVSIQLEKAQAYRERSPEEAEQAIVDARLSAQAALQDVRQSVAALRSPEEVFSLREALEDLVSRLDSDTLSVELHVDGDESGYARPALVALYRAAQEGLTNVQKHASAHHVILDVQLGDELARLNVRDDGDGFDTGDLGEFASSPDASFGLLGLQERVELVRGEIAIISDPERGTELVVTVPKNPAQLQLSGAA, translated from the coding sequence TCATGGCCGCCTATGTTTGGATAGTCGGCGGCATCGTACTGTACTTGAACCTGATCAGCCCCTGCGCGACCGGGCCCAGGTCGGGGCGATTTTTTGCCATGCTGTTAATGATCGCAGCACTACCCGTGGTGGAGCGTTTCGAACTGGCCCGTGGCCACTTATTGGAACCATCCCGTCTCGGTGTAGTTTTGCTCACGATGCGAATGGCTCTCGTCCAGGGAATAGTGCTGCTCGACTGTTCTGGATTGGCTATTCTTCTTTATCCGGTTATTCCCTTTGCTGCCTATTTCGCCATCGGGCCAAAGGCAGGTCTGATATTCGCCCTTTTCTACTGGGTATTGGGCAGTGCAGGAGCCCTGTTCCTGGACCAGGCCGCTCTGTTATCAGACAGCACAGGAATCACAAACAGCGTTATCTATACCCTGGCCATGATCTTCATGCTCTCCATCGCCCGAATCCTTCGCCGCGAGGAAGGCAGCCGCCAGCAGATGAGACAGCTTCTGGACCGGCTGGCCACCTCCCACCGGCAGCTCGAGGTCTACGCAATAGGAGCCGCCGAATTGGCCGCCGCCGAAGAGCGCAACCGGCTGGCGAGAGAGATCCATGACAGCCTGGGCCATCACCTGACGGCGGTCTCCATTCAGTTGGAGAAAGCCCAGGCCTACCGTGAACGCAGTCCGGAAGAGGCGGAACAGGCGATTGTCGATGCCCGCTTGTCGGCTCAAGCTGCGCTTCAGGATGTACGCCAATCCGTTGCCGCCTTACGCAGTCCCGAGGAGGTCTTCTCCCTTAGGGAGGCGCTGGAAGACCTGGTCAGCAGATTGGACAGCGACACTCTGTCCGTGGAACTCCACGTCGACGGCGACGAATCTGGCTATGCCCGGCCGGCCCTGGTCGCCCTTTATCGAGCCGCCCAGGAAGGCCTGACCAACGTTCAAAAACATGCCAGCGCCCACCATGTAATCCTGGATGTGCAGCTTGGTGATGAACTGGCCCGTCTCAATGTTCGCGACGACGGCGATGGTTTCGACACCGGCGATCTTGGGGAGTTTGCATCCTCCCCGGATGCCAGCTTCGGCTTGCTTGGATTGCAGGAACGGGTCGAACTGGTGCGAGGAGAGATTGCCATCATCAGCGATCCGGAGAGGGGAACGGAGCTTGTCGTTACCGTGCCAAAGAATCCCGCCCAGTTGCAGCTGTCAGGTGCAGCATGA
- a CDS encoding DeoR family transcriptional regulator — MMPTDRHRYILKQLSDQNTVRIEDLAEQLGVSGMTIHRDLKRLDQAGQLKKVRGGAILPDETTRSDEDCVTCLGTSTGRIRVLIEFNDGTRRRACCPHCGLLAYARSSEQVRTFLATDYLFDRTFNGKRGSYLISPSITLCCTPTVLVFESKKDAIRFQRGFGGQVMDFGPAAHYVQDDLRI; from the coding sequence ATGATGCCAACTGACCGACACCGTTATATTTTGAAGCAGCTCTCAGACCAGAACACGGTGCGCATCGAAGACCTGGCTGAACAACTGGGCGTGTCTGGCATGACCATCCATCGAGATCTGAAGCGGTTGGACCAGGCTGGCCAACTGAAAAAGGTTCGAGGCGGCGCCATCCTGCCCGACGAAACAACCCGCAGTGACGAAGACTGTGTGACCTGTCTTGGCACCTCAACCGGGCGCATCCGCGTACTAATCGAGTTCAACGATGGGACCCGGCGGCGGGCCTGTTGTCCTCATTGTGGGCTTTTGGCCTATGCCCGATCATCCGAACAGGTACGAACATTCCTTGCGACCGATTACCTGTTTGATCGGACTTTCAATGGCAAAAGGGGCAGTTATCTGATCAGCCCGTCGATCACGCTATGCTGCACCCCAACAGTACTTGTATTCGAAAGCAAAAAAGATGCCATACGCTTCCAACGCGGCTTCGGCGGGCAGGTCATGGATTTCGGCCCAGCGGCGCACTATGTCCAAGATGACCTGAGAATCTAG
- a CDS encoding PLP-dependent aspartate aminotransferase family protein, with product MTNIFTQAVHAGEGASAPKATPVTTPIYHSVGFVHGSARHMDAVFGGVEPGYVYRRYGSPTVSAFESAMATLEEGDAAFATASGMAAVHAALLAAGVRAGSHVIAASACYGATYALLNTLMAEQGTVTHFMDITDLEQIRAVAQEINPAAIITETVSNPLLTVADVPGLATIAKGVGASLIVDSTFSTPYLCRPLDLGADFVVHSASKYIGGHGDVLAGVVVTSNENRSRLFAIEKMIGAVLAPEVAWLALRGLKTLALRMRQQCANAREISAWLVQHPAVNHVHYPGLAGHAQHALALQQFGTRGFGAMIAFELKEATREAAFRFLDSLQLILPATTLGDVFSLALYPVMASHRAVPPEARAELGITDGLLRLSIGIEGAEDLMEDLNRALST from the coding sequence ATGACCAACATCTTCACCCAGGCGGTTCATGCCGGCGAGGGCGCTTCGGCCCCCAAAGCTACCCCGGTAACAACGCCGATTTACCACAGTGTAGGATTCGTACACGGTTCGGCCCGGCATATGGACGCCGTTTTTGGTGGCGTTGAGCCCGGTTATGTCTACAGACGCTACGGGAGTCCCACGGTGTCAGCTTTCGAGAGTGCCATGGCCACGCTGGAGGAGGGAGATGCCGCTTTTGCCACCGCATCGGGCATGGCCGCGGTCCACGCTGCGCTATTGGCTGCCGGTGTGCGTGCCGGCAGCCACGTTATCGCCGCCAGCGCCTGCTACGGCGCGACCTACGCGCTGCTCAACACGCTGATGGCGGAGCAAGGCACGGTGACCCATTTCATGGACATAACCGATCTCGAGCAGATTCGTGCCGTTGCTCAGGAAATAAATCCGGCGGCAATCATCACCGAAACGGTCTCCAACCCGCTTCTCACTGTAGCCGATGTGCCAGGTTTGGCCACGATCGCCAAGGGGGTCGGGGCTTCGCTGATCGTCGATAGCACCTTCTCCACGCCCTATCTTTGCCGACCCCTTGACCTTGGCGCCGATTTCGTCGTTCATTCAGCCAGCAAATATATCGGCGGACACGGTGATGTACTGGCCGGGGTTGTGGTAACCTCGAACGAGAATCGCAGCCGGTTATTTGCGATAGAAAAGATGATCGGTGCCGTATTGGCGCCGGAGGTCGCGTGGCTGGCGCTCCGGGGACTCAAGACCCTTGCCCTGCGCATGAGGCAACAATGTGCCAATGCCCGGGAGATCTCGGCCTGGCTTGTTCAACATCCCGCCGTGAACCATGTACACTATCCCGGTTTAGCGGGCCACGCCCAACATGCATTGGCTCTCCAGCAGTTCGGCACCCGGGGATTCGGGGCCATGATCGCTTTTGAGTTGAAGGAAGCCACCCGGGAAGCGGCTTTCCGTTTTCTCGACTCGTTGCAGTTGATCCTTCCCGCCACTACCCTGGGCGACGTCTTCTCACTGGCTCTCTATCCTGTCATGGCAAGCCATCGCGCTGTACCGCCGGAGGCCCGCGCCGAACTCGGCATCACAGATGGTTTGTTGAGGCTGTCTATTGGAATCGAGGGTGCGGAGGACCTGATGGAGGATCTGAACCGGGCGCTGAGTACCTGA
- a CDS encoding cytochrome b/b6 domain-containing protein has protein sequence MSDQGRQYLRFIKSDRILHLLLLLSFTVLGLTGVPQKYADSGWAVSMIRFMGGIEQVRTIHHISAVVLILVSIAHIVQVGYRVFVMRVELDMFPTLKDFTDFVDAIKYNLDISEKHPDYARYNFMEKLEYWGVIWGTALMTVTGYVLWNPITTTKYLSGEVVPAAKIAHGLEAILAILTILTWHAYFVHISRFNKSIFTGYLDEEAMKEEHSAELEKRLAGEVRQPPDAETRWRRLVIYTPIATLFIIGSFLATWWFLTDETTAISTVPRIAAEEEAYKPVPLPTLELASQRPAPPEAPAVIPQPTPAPVTISSHDVGPEHSDCLLCHDPDGLIAPAPIDHKGRTNDQCLSCHQAGGGEQ, from the coding sequence ATGAGTGATCAAGGCAGACAATACCTTCGCTTCATCAAGTCGGACAGGATACTTCACCTTCTGTTGCTGTTGTCCTTTACCGTTCTTGGCTTGACAGGCGTTCCACAGAAATACGCGGATTCTGGCTGGGCTGTGAGCATGATCCGTTTCATGGGCGGCATTGAGCAGGTGCGCACGATACACCATATATCGGCTGTAGTGCTCATCCTGGTTTCCATTGCCCATATTGTTCAGGTCGGCTATCGCGTCTTTGTGATGCGCGTTGAGCTCGACATGTTCCCGACCCTGAAAGACTTCACCGACTTCGTAGACGCGATCAAGTATAACCTGGACATCTCCGAGAAACATCCCGATTACGCCCGCTACAACTTCATGGAAAAACTGGAGTATTGGGGTGTGATCTGGGGTACAGCCCTGATGACTGTCACCGGCTACGTGTTGTGGAATCCCATCACGACGACCAAGTATCTTTCCGGTGAGGTTGTACCGGCCGCAAAGATTGCGCATGGACTTGAGGCGATACTGGCAATTCTTACCATCCTTACCTGGCATGCCTACTTCGTGCATATCTCCCGGTTCAACAAGAGCATCTTCACAGGGTACCTCGACGAAGAGGCCATGAAGGAGGAACACAGCGCCGAGCTGGAAAAACGCCTGGCTGGTGAGGTTCGGCAGCCACCAGACGCAGAAACCCGCTGGCGGCGATTGGTCATCTACACTCCTATTGCCACCCTCTTCATCATCGGATCGTTTCTGGCAACCTGGTGGTTTCTAACCGATGAGACGACGGCGATCTCCACAGTACCGCGGATTGCCGCCGAGGAAGAGGCGTATAAGCCTGTGCCACTTCCGACACTGGAACTGGCATCGCAGCGACCGGCACCACCGGAAGCGCCTGCCGTGATTCCACAGCCGACCCCGGCGCCAGTTACCATCAGCTCCCATGATGTCGGACCGGAACACAGCGACTGCCTGCTCTGTCACGACCCGGATGGTCTGATCGCGCCGGCGCCGATCGATCATAAGGGACGAACCAACGATCAATGTCTCTCCTGTCACCAGGCCGGGGGAGGTGAACAATGA
- a CDS encoding LysR substrate-binding domain-containing protein: MLNLESLRVFVMAAETENLTRVARQLNMSQPSVSQHVQSLERHLGIELFVRHGRRIKLSPVGQTLLPLSKDLLRSSKQLEEAALALTGEVSGHLTIGCSTSSGKYVLPHLLARYREEFPLVRGTVKVGHRSRVIEWLLAGEVDLAVTSERVNRGGLHHRLFFEDEIVLVVPGNHEWADRESINPNELYHERFILREPDSGTHSALVEGLDQAGIDIERMECVLVLDNSEAIIMTVEEGFGLGFVSKVTAERGVAWGSIKALALKGISMKRWLHMVDNDRTPHSPALNAFTMFVDGLEGAASSVRTGRLTVLPDPPPSHTVVAPACTD, encoded by the coding sequence ATGCTAAATCTGGAAAGCCTGCGAGTATTCGTGATGGCAGCAGAAACCGAGAACTTGACGCGAGTGGCCCGCCAGTTGAACATGAGTCAACCCAGTGTAAGCCAGCACGTGCAGTCGCTGGAACGACACCTGGGAATCGAGCTTTTCGTTCGCCATGGTCGCCGGATTAAACTCAGCCCGGTCGGGCAGACACTTCTGCCGTTATCGAAAGATCTGTTGCGTTCCAGCAAACAACTGGAGGAGGCAGCCCTTGCCCTGACCGGCGAAGTCTCCGGTCACCTGACCATCGGCTGCTCAACTTCCTCCGGAAAATACGTGCTGCCCCACCTTCTGGCCCGTTACAGAGAGGAGTTCCCTTTGGTTCGGGGCACAGTGAAAGTCGGCCACAGATCCCGAGTCATCGAGTGGCTGCTGGCTGGCGAAGTTGACCTGGCCGTGACCAGCGAACGCGTCAATCGAGGCGGACTCCACCATCGTCTCTTCTTCGAGGATGAGATCGTTCTGGTCGTGCCAGGCAATCACGAATGGGCCGATCGGGAATCCATCAATCCCAACGAGCTGTACCACGAACGATTCATCCTGCGGGAACCAGACTCAGGAACACACTCTGCCCTGGTGGAGGGCTTGGATCAAGCAGGCATAGACATCGAACGGATGGAATGTGTACTCGTCCTCGACAACTCGGAAGCCATCATCATGACGGTCGAGGAAGGGTTTGGGCTTGGGTTCGTTTCCAAAGTCACAGCGGAGCGCGGCGTCGCCTGGGGCAGTATCAAGGCCCTTGCACTGAAGGGAATCAGTATGAAACGCTGGCTGCACATGGTCGACAATGACAGAACTCCCCATTCGCCGGCGCTCAATGCCTTCACGATGTTCGTCGATGGACTGGAGGGGGCAGCCTCCAGCGTGCGCACCGGACGGCTGACAGTTCTGCCCGACCCGCCGCCCTCCCATACCGTGGTTGCGCCTGCCTGCACAGACTGA